A genomic region of Prionailurus bengalensis isolate Pbe53 chromosome D1, Fcat_Pben_1.1_paternal_pri, whole genome shotgun sequence contains the following coding sequences:
- the LOC122484204 gene encoding olfactory receptor 6M1 translates to MAMGNWSTVTEFTLIAFPTLLELRILLFVVLLLTYTLTAIGNIVIIFLIWTDNHLQTPMYIFLSNLSFLDILYTTVVTPKLLACLLGEKKTISFAGCITQTYLYFFLGTVEFILLAVMSFDRYVAICNPLRYTIIMNSRTCLLLVLSCWVGAFLSVLVPTIVVTRLPYCGKEINHFFCDIAPLLQVACVDTHLIEQINFLLSALVILSSLAFTTASYTYIISTILRIPSAQGRQKAFSTCASHITVIAIAYGSNIFVYVRPNQNYSLNFDKVAAVLITVVTPLLNPFIYSLRNEKVKEVLRETINRITSLILRITGH, encoded by the coding sequence ATGGCCATGGGAAATTGGAGCACAGTGACTGAATTCACCCTGATCGCCTTTCCCACTCTCCTGGAGCTTCGAATACTCCTCTTTGTGGTTCTTTTGCTGACTTACACACTAACGGCAATAGGAAACATTGTCATCATCTTCCTAATATGGACTGATAATCACCTGCAAACCCCAATGTACATTTTCCTCAGTAATCTgtcttttctggatattttatacaCCACTGTCGTTACACCAAAGTTGCTAGCCTGTCTCCTAGGAGAGAAGAAAACCATATCCTTTGCTGGCTGTATCACTCAAACATATCTCTACTTCTTTCTGGGGACAGTGGAGTTTATCCTCCTAGCAGTGATGTCCTTTGACCGCTACGTGGCCATCTGTAACCCCCTGCGCTATACCATCATCATGAACAGCAGGACCTGCCTCCTGCTGGTTCTGAGCTGCTGGGTAGGAGCCTTCCTGTCTGTGTTGGTACCAACCATTGTAGTGACAAGGCTACCTTACTGTGGAAAAGAAATCAATCATTTTTTCTGTGACATTGCCCCTCTTCTGCAGGTGGCCTGTGTAGATACTCACCTCATTGAGCAGATCAACTTCCTCCTATCTGCCCTTGTCATCCTGAGCTCCCTGGCATTCACTACTGCGTCCTATACCTACATCATCTCTACCATCCTGCGCATCCCCTCGGCCCAAGGCCGTCAAAAAGCTTTTTCTACCTGTGCTTCTCATATCACGGTCATTGCCATTGCTTACGGGAGCAATATCTTTGTGTATGTGAGACCCAATCAGAACTATTCCCTGAATTTTGACAAGGTCGCTGCTGTCCTCATTACAGTGGTGACCCCTCTCCTGAATCCTTTTATTTATAGTTTGAGAAATGAAAAGGTGAAAGAAGTATTGAGAGAGACAATAAACAGAATCACGTCCTTGATACTAAGGATAACCGGACATTAG
- the LOC122482488 gene encoding olfactory receptor 6M1-like, translating into MDMQNQTTVTEFTLTAFPVIWKLQISLFVVLLFIYMLTLTGNIVIISLIWADNRLQTPMYFFLSNLSFLDILYTTSVTPKLLACLLEDRKTISFAGCITQTYFFFFLGTVEFILLAVMSFDRYMAICNPLRYTIIMNSNVCLLLVLGCWVGAFFSVLCPTIVVSRLPYCYKEISHFFCDIAPLLQVACIDTHFIEMINFLLSSLVLLTSLVLTIVSYTYIISTILRIPSAQGRQKAFSTCASHITVVSIAYGSNIFMYVRPSQSHSLDFDKVTAVLTTMVTPLLNPFIYSLRNAKVKKVLREAISKIMSLLHRRT; encoded by the coding sequence ATGGATATGCAAAATCAGACCACAGTGACTGAATTCACCCTGACTGCCTTCCCTGTTATCTGGAAGCTTCAGATCTCCCTCTTTGTGGTCCTCTTGTTTATTTACATGTTAACTCTCACAGGAAATATTGTCATCATTTCCCTAATATGGGCTGATAATCGCCTCCAAACCCCAATGTACTTCTTCCTCAGTAATTTGTcatttctggacattttatacaCTACCTCAGTTACCCCAAAGCTATTAGCTTGTCTTCTAGAGGACAGGAAGACCATATCTTTTGCTGGCTGCATAACCCaaacatactttttctttttcttggggaCAGTGGAGTTTATCCTCCTAGCGGTGATGTCCTTTGACCGCTACATGGCCATCTGTAACCCCCTGCGCTATACCATCATCATGAACAGCAACGTCTGTCTCCTACTGGTTCTGGGATGCTGGGTAGGAGCCTTCTTCTCAGTGCTGTGCCCAACTATTGTGGTGTCCAGACTGCCCTACTGTTATAAAGAAATCAGTCATTTTTTCTGTGACATTGCCCCTCTGCTACAGGTGGCCTGCATAGACACTCATTTCATTGAGATGATCAACTTCCTCTTATCTTCCCTCGTCCTCCTGACCTCGTTGGTACTCACCATTGTGTCTTACACCTACATCATTTCTACCATTTTGCGCATCCCCTCAGCCCAAGGACGTCAGAAGGCATTTTCCACCTGTGCTTCTCACATCACGGTCGTCTCCATTGCCTATGGGAGCAACATCTTCATGTATGTGAGGCCCAGCCAGAGCCATTCGCTGGATTTTGACAAAGTGACTGCTGTTCTCACCACTATGGTGACACCTCTTCTGAACCCCTTCATTTATAGTCTAAGGAATGCAAAGGTAAAAAAAGTTTTGAGagaagcaatcagcaaaatcaTGTCCTTATTACACAGGAGAACTTGA